The proteins below come from a single Kitasatospora sp. NBC_00315 genomic window:
- a CDS encoding SPFH domain-containing protein: MLIGIAGASVASLIILIVLFKLMWRVAEPNEALIISGSRHRAEGVGEGLGFRIVTGRGTLVTPGVQVVRKLSLDLNEADLDVECVTSQGIPVHVKGVVIFKVGDDAVSIANAARRFLDQQAMMGHRVHNVFAGHLRSIVGGLTVEDMIRDRERLTGETRAASGTEMEKLGLIIDSLQIQEILDPTGYIQNLAAPHAARVMRDARIAQAEADRQATEAEQESFARKAEATRNSGIQQAGYQAEMETATARAMQAGPLALAASRQEVVVQETKVAELEAHRKEQQLQADVRKPADARAYETRTKADADRDARISAAQAQAKETELKAGAEANRVKIAALAEAEATKARGLASAEATRATGQAEAASAEAKGLAAAEAARALGLAEAEAIKARAAALAENQEAVVAQQLAENWPEIVRAGAEAFGNVEHMVLLNGAEGMGEMFAKALTMGGTGLGLARQLLGTMNGATQPAADLPAQAAAERPRAQSIPVQED, translated from the coding sequence ATGCTCATCGGCATCGCAGGGGCGTCCGTCGCCTCTCTCATCATCCTGATCGTGCTCTTCAAGCTCATGTGGCGGGTCGCCGAGCCCAACGAGGCACTGATCATCTCCGGTTCGAGGCACCGCGCCGAGGGGGTCGGCGAAGGGCTCGGCTTCCGCATCGTCACCGGCCGCGGCACGCTGGTGACCCCGGGCGTGCAGGTGGTGCGCAAGCTGTCGCTGGACCTCAACGAGGCCGACCTCGACGTCGAGTGCGTGACCTCACAGGGGATCCCGGTGCACGTCAAGGGCGTTGTGATCTTCAAGGTCGGCGACGACGCGGTGTCGATCGCCAACGCCGCCCGCCGCTTCCTGGACCAGCAGGCGATGATGGGCCACCGGGTCCACAACGTCTTCGCCGGCCACCTGCGCTCGATCGTCGGCGGCCTGACCGTCGAGGACATGATCCGCGACCGCGAGCGGCTCACCGGCGAGACCCGTGCCGCCTCCGGCACCGAGATGGAGAAGCTGGGTCTGATCATCGACTCGCTGCAGATCCAGGAGATCCTCGACCCGACCGGCTACATCCAGAACCTGGCCGCTCCGCACGCGGCCCGGGTCATGCGCGACGCCCGGATCGCCCAGGCCGAGGCGGACCGCCAGGCCACCGAGGCCGAGCAGGAGTCCTTCGCCCGCAAGGCCGAGGCGACCCGCAACAGCGGCATCCAGCAGGCCGGCTACCAGGCCGAGATGGAGACCGCGACCGCCCGCGCCATGCAGGCGGGGCCGCTGGCCCTGGCCGCCTCCCGCCAGGAGGTCGTGGTCCAGGAGACGAAGGTCGCCGAGCTGGAGGCGCACCGCAAGGAGCAGCAGCTCCAGGCGGACGTCCGCAAGCCGGCCGACGCCCGCGCGTACGAGACCAGGACCAAGGCCGACGCCGACCGCGACGCCCGGATCTCGGCCGCCCAGGCCCAGGCCAAGGAGACCGAGCTCAAGGCCGGTGCCGAGGCGAACCGGGTGAAGATCGCGGCGCTCGCCGAGGCGGAGGCCACCAAGGCCCGGGGCCTCGCCTCCGCGGAGGCCACCCGTGCCACCGGCCAGGCCGAGGCCGCCTCCGCCGAGGCCAAGGGCCTGGCGGCGGCCGAGGCGGCCCGTGCGCTCGGCCTCGCCGAGGCCGAGGCGATCAAGGCCCGTGCGGCCGCCCTGGCGGAGAACCAGGAGGCCGTGGTCGCACAGCAGTTGGCCGAGAACTGGCCGGAGATCGTCCGGGCCGGCGCGGAGGCGTTCGGCAACGTCGAGCACATGGTGCTGCTGAACGGCGCCGAGGGCATGGGCGAGATGTTCGCCAAGGCCCTCACCATGGGCGGCACCGGCCTCGGCCTGGCCCGTCAGCTGCTGGGCACCATGAACGGAGCCACCCAGCCGGCCGCCGACCTGCCCGCGCAGGCCGCCGCCGAGCGC
- a CDS encoding TAXI family TRAP transporter solute-binding subunit has translation MPSLSRRAVLALGAGVLGTAVPAGCSGPAPRGELRLAAGPEGGPYEAFGRRLAAEIHAAYGGLAVEVIGTAASVQNLLLLGGREAELGLTLADSAADAVAGRFSFDRPVAVSAIARLYLNQLHLVVPAGSPVGSAEQLLGRAVSLGAAGSGTSVVAERVLAAAGVDAGGARRLGLPESVAALRSGALEAFFWSGGVPTRAITELAADLPIRLVPLGGLAPALRQTYGPVYESVSIPAGAYGQREPTTTLGTPSYLVCRAELAAATVRAVTEVLFRRRERLQVPDAPGSRLDERYAIGTGTVPLHPGAQAYYRSVHG, from the coding sequence GTGCCCAGCCTCTCCCGCCGCGCGGTCCTGGCCCTCGGTGCCGGAGTTCTCGGCACGGCCGTGCCCGCCGGTTGTTCGGGGCCCGCGCCGCGCGGGGAGCTCCGGTTGGCCGCGGGGCCGGAGGGCGGCCCGTACGAGGCCTTCGGCCGGCGGCTCGCGGCGGAGATCCACGCGGCGTACGGCGGCTTGGCGGTCGAGGTCATCGGTACGGCGGCGAGCGTGCAGAACCTGCTGCTGCTCGGCGGGCGGGAGGCCGAACTGGGGCTGACGCTCGCCGACAGCGCGGCGGACGCGGTGGCCGGGCGCTTCTCCTTCGACCGGCCGGTGGCGGTCTCCGCGATCGCCCGGCTCTATCTGAACCAGCTGCACCTGGTGGTGCCGGCCGGCTCGCCTGTCGGTTCGGCGGAGCAGCTGCTCGGCCGTGCGGTGTCGCTGGGCGCCGCCGGGTCGGGCACCTCGGTGGTGGCCGAACGGGTGCTGGCCGCGGCCGGGGTCGATGCCGGCGGCGCCCGGCGCCTGGGCCTGCCGGAGTCGGTGGCGGCGCTGCGGTCGGGGGCGCTGGAGGCGTTCTTCTGGTCGGGCGGCGTCCCGACCCGGGCGATCACCGAGCTGGCCGCCGACCTGCCGATCCGGCTGGTCCCGCTCGGCGGGCTCGCGCCGGCACTGCGACAGACCTACGGTCCGGTCTACGAGAGCGTGTCGATACCGGCGGGAGCCTACGGGCAGCGGGAGCCGACCACGACCTTGGGCACGCCGAGCTACCTGGTCTGCCGCGCGGAGCTGGCCGCCGCCACCGTCCGGGCCGTCACCGAGGTGCTGTTCCGGCGGCGGGAGCGCCTCCAGGTGCCGGACGCGCCGGGCAGCCGGCTGGACGAGCGCTACGCGATCGGCACCGGAACCGTGCCCCTGCACCCCGGGGCGCAGGCGTACTACCGCTCGGTCCACGGCTGA